Proteins from a single region of Terriglobales bacterium:
- the selA gene encoding L-seryl-tRNA(Sec) selenium transferase produces MRTADKSALFRRLPAVDELLRAPQLAGLLGREGHAVVTEAARAVLGRLRDEITAGRLDEKGLELALGGIADAVARQLRQAMQPSLRPVINATGVILHTNLGRAPLSAAAIERIRQVAAGYSNLEFDLKAGERGKRDVHTQRLFARLLGEDTASIVVNNNAAAVMLALNSLAEGGEVVVSRGELVEIGGSFRIPDVMAKSGAAMREVGTTNRTRITDYEKAITEKTRLLLRVHRSNFQIVGFTERPSLEELVALGRAKNIPVLEDLGSGALFDLAQVGVADEPGVTDSLRAGVDVVTYSGDKLLGGPQAGVLSGRPELIAKCRSNPMFRALRVDKLSYAALEATLLDYLRQDHDAIPALRMMRMTAEEVRRRAEELKATIEMNLPKTGEVRLRMEILPDESVIGGGAAPGSNLKTYVLAVTCARRSAEELAAQLRGNVPPIIARVEEGRVLFDLRTVLEDERYIGAALVALCG; encoded by the coding sequence GAGCGCGCTGTTCCGCCGGCTGCCGGCGGTGGATGAGTTGTTGCGCGCGCCGCAACTGGCCGGGCTGCTCGGGCGCGAAGGCCACGCGGTCGTCACCGAAGCCGCGCGCGCGGTGCTGGGGCGCCTGCGCGACGAGATCACCGCGGGGCGGCTGGACGAGAAGGGCCTGGAGCTGGCGCTCGGCGGGATCGCCGACGCGGTGGCGCGGCAACTGCGGCAGGCGATGCAGCCCTCGCTGCGGCCGGTGATCAACGCGACCGGCGTCATCCTGCACACCAACCTGGGGCGCGCGCCGCTGAGCGCGGCGGCCATCGAGCGCATCCGGCAGGTCGCGGCCGGCTATTCCAATCTCGAGTTCGACCTGAAGGCGGGCGAGCGCGGCAAGCGCGACGTCCACACGCAGCGCCTGTTCGCGCGCCTGCTGGGCGAAGACACCGCGTCGATCGTGGTGAACAACAACGCGGCCGCGGTGATGCTGGCGCTGAACTCGCTGGCCGAGGGCGGCGAGGTCGTGGTCTCGCGCGGCGAGCTGGTGGAGATCGGCGGGAGCTTCCGCATCCCCGACGTGATGGCGAAGTCGGGCGCGGCGATGCGCGAGGTCGGCACGACCAACCGCACGCGCATCACGGATTACGAGAAGGCCATCACCGAGAAGACGCGGCTGCTGCTGCGCGTGCATCGCTCGAACTTCCAGATCGTGGGCTTCACCGAGCGGCCGTCGCTGGAGGAGCTGGTCGCGCTGGGCCGGGCGAAGAACATCCCGGTGCTCGAGGACCTGGGCTCGGGCGCGCTGTTCGACCTGGCGCAAGTCGGCGTGGCGGACGAGCCGGGCGTGACGGACTCGCTGCGCGCGGGCGTCGACGTGGTGACGTACTCCGGGGACAAGCTGCTGGGCGGCCCGCAGGCGGGCGTGCTCAGCGGCCGGCCGGAGCTGATCGCGAAGTGCCGGTCGAACCCGATGTTCCGCGCGTTGCGCGTCGACAAGCTGAGCTACGCCGCGCTCGAGGCCACGCTCCTCGACTACCTGCGGCAGGACCACGACGCGATTCCCGCCCTGCGCATGATGCGCATGACGGCGGAAGAAGTGCGGCGGCGCGCGGAGGAGCTGAAGGCCACGATCGAAATGAACCTTCCCAAGACCGGCGAGGTCCGCTTGCGGATGGAGATCCTGCCGGATGAGTCGGTCATCGGCGGCGGCGCCGCGCCGGGCTCGAACCTGAAGACCTACGTGCTGGCCGTGACTTGCGCCCGCCGCTCGGCGGAGGAGCTGGCGGCGCAACTGCGCGGCAATGTGCCGCCGATCATCGCGCGCGTGGAGGAAGGGCGCGTGCTGTTCGACCTGCGCACCGTCCTGGAAGACGAGCGTTACATCGGCGCCGCGCTCGTGGCGCTGTGCGGATGA